TCAGTGCTGCCGAACTAATGTTCATGTTCaccagccgtgctagtgagagtttactgtcgctccttgttgttttacaatagcagtttaaatacggtttttgttggccaagcacaataaaccaattgagttTTTTATCACCACTCTGTGAATGTGATTAGGTGGAGTGTGTCAGTGCTGCCGAACTAATGTTCATATTCaccagccgtgctagtgagagtttactgtcgctccttgttgttttacaatagcagtttaaatacggtttttgttggccaagcacaataaaccaattgagatttatcaccACTCTGTGAATGTGATTAGGTGGAGTGTGTCAGTGCTGCCGAACTAATGTTCATGTTCaccagccgtgctagtgagagtttactgtcgctccttgttgttttacaatagcagtttaaatacggtttttgttggccaagcacaataaaccaattgagatttatcaccACTCTGTGAATGTGATTAGGTGGAGTGTGTCAGTGCTGCCGAACTAATGTTCATATTCaccagccgtgctagtgagagtttactgtcgctccttgttgttttacaatagcagtttaaatacggtttttgatggccaagcacaataaaccaattgagatttatcaccACTCTGTGAATGTGATTAGGTGGAGTGTGTCAGTGCTGCCGAACTAATGTTCATGTTCaccagccgtgctagtgagagatTACTGttgctccttgttgttttacaatagcagtttaaatacggtttttgatggccaagcacaataaaccaattgagatttatcaccACTCTGTGAATGTGATTAGGTGGAGTGTGTCAGTGCTGCCGAACTAATGTTCATATTCaccagccgtgctagtgagagtttactgtcgctccttgttgttttacaatagcagtttaaatacggtttttgatggccaagcacaataaaccaattgagatttatcaccACTCTGTGAATGTGATTAGGTGGAGTGTGTCAGTGCTGCCGAACTAATGTTCATATTCaccagccgtgctagtgagagtttactgtcgctccttgttgttttacaatagcagtttaaatacggtttttgttggccaagcacaataaaccaattgagatttatcaccACTCTGTGAATGTGATTAGGTGGAGTGTGTCAGTGCTGCCGAACTAATGTTCATATTCaccagccgtgctagtgagagtttactgtcgctccttgttgttttacaatagcagtttaaatacggtttttgatggccaagcacaataaaccaattgagatttatcaccACTCTGTGAATGTGATTAGGTGGAGTGTGTCAGTGCTGCCGAACTAATGTTCATATTCACCAGCCATGCTAGTGAGAgtttactgtcgctccttgttgttttacaatagcagtttaaatatggtttttgatggccaagcacaataaaccaattgagatttatcaccACTCTGTGAATGTGATTAGGTGGAGTGCGTCAGTGCTGCCGAACTAATGTTCATATTCaccagccgtgctagtgagagtttactgtcgctccttgttgttttacaatagcagtttaaatacggtttttgatggccaagcacaataaaccaattgagatttatcaccACTCTGTGAATGTGATTAGGTGGAGTGCGTCAGTGCTGCCGAACTAATGTTCATATTCaccagccgtgctagtgagaggttactgttgctccttgttgttttacaatagcagtttaaatacggtttttgttggccaagcacaataaaccaattgagttTTTTATCACCACTCTGTGAATGTGATTAGGTGGAGTGTGTCAGTGCTGCCGAACTAATGTTCATATTCaccagccgtgctagtgagagtttactgtcgctccttgttgttttacaatagcagtttaaatacggtttttgttggccaagcacaataaaccaattgagttTTTTATCACCACTCTGTGAATGTGATTAGGTGGAGTGTGTCAGTGCTGCCGAACTAATGTTCATGTTCaccagccgtgctagtgagagtTTAACgtcgctccttgttgttttacaatagcagtttaaatacggtttttgttggccaagcacaataaaccaattgagttTTTTATCACCACTCTGTGAATGTGATTAGGTGGAGTGTGTCAGTGCTGCCGAACTAATGTTCATGTTCaccagccgtgctagtgagagtTTAACgtcgctccttgttgttttacaatagcagtttaaatacggtttttgttggccaagcacaataaaccaattgagttTTTTATCACCACTCTGTGAATGTGATTAGGTGGAGTGTGTCAGTGCTGCCGAACTAATGTTCATATTCaccagccgtgctagtgagagtttactgtcgctccttgttgttttacaatagcagtttaaatacggtttttgttggccaagcacaataaaccaattgagttTTTTATCACCACTCTGTGAATGTGATTAGGTGGAGTGTCTCAGTGCTGCCGAACTAATGTTCATATTCaccagccgtgctagtgagagtttactgtcgctccttgttgttttacaatagcagtttaaatacggtttttgatggccaagcacaataaaccaattgagatttatcaccACTCTGTGAATGTGATTAGGTGGAGTGCGTCAGTGCTGCCGAACTAATGTTCATGTTCaccagccgtgctagtgagagtttactgtcgctccttgttgttttacaatagcagtttaaatacggtttttgatggccaagcacaataaaccaattgagatttatcaccACTCTGTGAATGTGATTAGGTGGAGTGTGTCAGTGCTGCCGAACTAATGTTCATGTTCaccagccgtgctagtgagagtttactgtcgctccttgttgttttacaatagcagtttaaatacggtttttgttggccaagcacaataaaccaattgagatttatcaccACTCTGTGAATGTGATTAGGTGGAGTGTGTCAGTGCTGCCGAACTAATGTTCATATTCaccagccgtgctagtgagagtttactgtcgctccttgttgttttacaatagcagtttaaatacggtttttgttggccaagcacaataaaccaattgagttTTTTATCACCACTCTGTGAATGTGATTAGGTGGAGTGTGTCAGTGCTGCCGAACTAATGTTCATATTCaccagccgtgctagtgagagtttactgtcgctccttgttgttttacaatagcagtttaaatacggtttttgttggccaagcacaataaactaattgagTTTTTTATCACCACTCTGTGAATGTGATTAGGTGGAGTGTGTCAGTGCTGCCGAACTAATGTTCATGTTCACGAACGAAGTGGACGGCCAAGAATTGTGaccgatgaaattgtctctaaagtcgaTGACAAGATTAAAGATAACCgccgattcacaataacagaagtCTCACTTAGCTTCCTTCgatttcaaggagtttgttacacaAAACTGTTACGCAGAAGTaaggttaccataaattttgtgcaagatgggtacagAAAATGAACACACGGCAAATCCGACTCGAGAAGTCCTGGATGCTTTCCACATCCGCCTCGCACTCATCGACTACCACCAGCTCCCAACAATGAAGACCTGGCTTTGATGTGACTCAGCACTTTGATAATGATGTGGAACTGCAGTCTTGTGTGACTACCAGGTTTAAGTCTTAGGGACCAGAATTTTATAACACTGGAATTCCAAAACTAGTTCACCGCTAtaataagtgcctaaatttgtatggtaatatattgaaaaatattattttagtgtcactttaaaatgaaaattttgtcttgtattttgttttttgtttatatcaaaacataatctGCTCTCTGGATTGCCCTACAATTAAAAACAACATGTCTAGTTTAATACTTAATTATAGGTATAAACAGTTTGTTTAAGACTCACAACTAATAATCCTGATAGAGGTTCGAGCAGTACGAGATACATAAGATgaccaaaaaaataatataaatacaaatttatattattagaaataaaccTTCCAAAGATCTACTGATAAGACTTTTATCTAAACCATTAAGATGAAATAATGCTTGACgcataaaaattaacaatgtccgtatttgatacaaaatgttaattaaacaCATATACTACTTTGTTCATATCAgacttattatttactttatatttctataatgttTGCCACATATAATCGGCTTTTAGCCATAACATTCTAATACATAAAATGTAcgtgaaaaataataaatcagaaaCAAACTTACTTAAATCTAGGATCACAACACATCACCAGATAATTGATACAAGTGGAAATTGagagaagaaaaattaaatgcgcttttaaagtaaaaacaatactTTGTGATACACGTGCTTCATATATTTCTACTACAAGAAAATATACGAAaatccttataaaaataattaaaatataaaattgtagtaaCATAATAATGTTAACAGTAACCACAGTTTATGTACTAAGCTTAATATAATGATCATAACACTAATAAAAGCCCACGAGTGCCTATATATACAGTAAGTACAAATGCCTTAGCCTACCGGGTAACAATAAGCTACTATATCACAGGAGCCTGTACATTATGACACTGGTTCACTTTATGTCATTCGCTTTGCAGACATTCACAATCTGAAAACTCGACTCTGATAATGAATCTCGCATAAATTATTTgctattaatttttgtttcatatctGATGGTCCAATAGTAGTTTTCGGTAAATTCGCGTACTtggtgacaaaattaaaataataaaagtgtttctGTTTGACTCACATCTGCCTGTAACATATTGGGACAGTCCATACACTAGACTGTTAATGGTACTCTCCGTAAGGTGTTCAGGAAAGGATGTCataaacttctgtggctgatagtactcatcacACAAAAAAGTTCTATAAACACAGGTcgagaaatgttttgtttagccGTCATTGTTTAAagtccaataaaaaaaaatcctctattgttataaaacatttttagcatatcaactattttacaaatttgtattacaattccaacggtacctttgcaacaaaatttgtcagcacaagcgagcatgaccactttGAAGGTGTGCTTGCACAAAATAAGACCAACGAACATTATCGTCAAATGAGTCATCAGCTGTTTTGACACGTAGAAGATCAGTTGCTCAACCTTTACTGCCTCAACTGGGTCGGGGAGTATTGGTGTATATGCAGACTATCAGCCACAGGCAACTATTGGTGACACTGTTGTGCAACAATGTCGGCGCTCGCACTCACAAAAGGCTAAAGCACTCAAAGCCATTCTTGATATAACTGAGATAATTTCCAATCCGACTCACACCACGTCAACACGTCGCTTTACACAATTACATTCTTGAGATATTCCGACTTTGCTGTGGAgaaccatcttcagtcaacagatgttttGTTTGAATATCTGTTGATTAGAGTTGACTCAAAGTAAGGCCaatatatctcaaaaatgtaattgtgtaagcaaCGTTTGAATAAGACATTTATTGTGATTTTGCCTGCAGGATTAAAAGGAAGCCCTATTTTAACCGTCAATTGAAAATGCAATGCATTTTTTGGgaagaaattgattttttatttgggtttagATTTCATCCAAAATGCTATGagtaaacacttaaaaatatattagttctcTATGATTTACATGCCCTAGAATACGCCTTTGTTTTTCATTTGATATTGGTATAATCTCAAACTTTCTGTATGCATCACCAGTTACTTCTTAGTTCTTCCTCTTGTTGGCCAATTAATACAATGTaagaataattgtataaaaagcAGAACAGGTTGTAGGGGCAATACATCTAACCTCCTAGTAGCCCAATAAATAGactgaactattttattttttacagtccTCTAACTTTCTTTATCATACTGACCGCATGCACAGAAACCCAGACACATCAGTGAACACAGTTCAAGTTAATCCTATCTAGTGAGGTACAAGTACAAGACATTATGAGTATAGGCCACAACCAGATTACCATGAACATGAAAAAGAAATTGAGCTTAGGAAAGCCGGGAGCAACACGAGTCTCCGATGGCTGTAGTTCTTCCATTGATGGTAGGATTGGTCTGGTCATACCTGGGCAGCTCTTTACATCTAGCCTGCTGTAAAACAAGGTACAAGACATTATGACAGGGTACATTACAACGAATAGATTCACCTGTATGGTCAGAGGAATCCATAAGGATGAAGAAAATTCCTTGGGTGCCAGGCAAAGATTTACCCTTCCTTGAAGAAATAAATCTaccaagttttaattattatatataataaatgtaccattaaatgaaacttttatttcCTGTATAGAgcgaaaaattttttaaatttcaaaacttcagTGTAGGAATTAGGTTaacttgtaattataatattttgatttttagatACTAGAGATCTACACAATAATTGAAAACCAGTTTATTATAGTCTATGAAAAACCGTTATTACAAGGGCTTAcccaaataaaaaagaaattattttttttaaagctatacattttcaatttttttacaaaataccttATCCCCTTCAAAATactctccattacaactaataaatTTGTCTCACCAGTGTTTCcaatgttcaaaacattttttttctcattttttgaAATGGCTGACAGTTACTCCCTCATTTTTTTCTTGACCTCTTTGATGTTGTCAAATCAGTGTcctttcatgtgtggaaataagaAAAAGTAGCACGGTGCCAGGTCAGGCGGGTAAGGTGCATGGTGTAGCGGAACTATGCCATTTTTAACCAAAAACTGACTAAcagagatggctgtgtgtgcagGTGCGTTGTGGTGGAAAAACCAATCTCCTGtttgccacaaatcgggtctttgtATCTGACGGACACTTCTGTGCAATATTCTTAAAACTTCCAAATAAAAGGTTTGAATGACTGTCTGACCTGGGGAACAAACTCTGAATGACCTACGCCCTtggcatcaaaaaagcaaatcagcATTGTTCTGATGTTTGACGTCTTCCATTGCCTAACTGTTGATTCGGGcagttgatggacgtccagaacgaggtttgtcatCAATCGACACGTCgccattttaaaatcaagtaaacttgccatcataaaacaaaacagcaatcTTCTACAATCACTACAGATGAACGGAACCAGCCAGATTGACAATACAGGCAGGATTGAACTAGCTATGTGTTGCGCTATACAACCTAGCAGCAAAATGCATACTGCACATGATCCACCCACAACAATGCTATTCCAATTTCTTTTGGGTACCCTCATATATGTAAGTAGGctgtataaacttataaaaaatggttttggAAGTATATATTTGCCTTAATATGAGAAAACATTCTAGCTAACTCACCTCCATGAGTTCTGCTGCTATCTGCATGAACAGTCTCTCCACATTGTCAGCTTCCTTGGCTGATGTCTCCAGGTAGTACATGTTGTGTCTTTGTGCAAAGTCCTCCCCAACGTGACTAGGAATCTCTCGGTCCTCTCTGTCAATCTTGTTCCCTGCAATCACAGTCCTGCATCAACAACCTCTCTACAGGTtgcccttattctgtttgataatatcctcgcacaGGGCCATGAagatgggcagaataaggcttaagaGGTAGTCGGcttctacttaaaaaaaatatatatatatataaataaattattacatcttTGTCTGAAAAACAATATACTACCaccatgtatttaaaataactgaacaATATTTGCACTATTTAGATATGAAATTGGTCAAATAGGTAAAAACATTAGCAAACAGTATTGTTACGTAACTGGTACATACCGACAAGTATCCTCAGCACCTTGTTGCTAGCGTACTCCTCAATCTCGCGCAGCCAGTCCGGCAAGCAGTCGAATGTGGGCTGACAGCTGATGTCGTACACGAGTATCAGCGCGTGTGCAGACCTGTAGTAGCT
This Homalodisca vitripennis isolate AUS2020 chromosome 3, UT_GWSS_2.1, whole genome shotgun sequence DNA region includes the following protein-coding sequences:
- the LOC124358062 gene encoding ras-related protein Rab-30-like; translated protein: MEDYKFLFKVVLVGNAGVGKTCLVRRFTQGLFPPGQGATIGVDFMIKTVEIDNEKIKLQIWDTAGQERFRSITQSYYRSAHALILVYDISCQPTFDCLPDWLREIEEYASNKVLRILVGNKIDREDREIPSHVGEDFAQRHNMYYLETSAKEADNVERLFMQIAAELMEQARCKELPRYDQTNPTINGRTTAIGDSCCSRLS